The genomic stretch CTGGTACAGGAGTTCATCAAGGAAGCCGGTGGTGCCGACATTCGCTGCTTTGTTATCGGTGACAAGGTGGTCGCGGCGATGAAACGTCAGGGCGCACCGGGCGAATTCCGTTCCAACTTGCACCGTGGCGGCAGTGCGTCGCTGGTCAGAATTACCCCGGAAGAACGCTCCACCGCCGTGCGTGCCGCCCATATCATGGGCTTGAACGTGGCGGGTGTGGACATTCTGCGTTCCAATCACGGCCCTGTCGTGATGGAAGTCAATTCATCGCCGGGTCTGGAAGGTATTGAAGCCGCCACAGAAAAAGATGTGGCGGGCATGATCATCAAATTCATTGCCGCCCATGCTTCTCATGGCAAAACCCGCACACGAGGCAAAGGTTAATGTCGAAACGAGCCGCGAATCGAGAAGCCTTCACACTGGGGGAGCATATTATCCAACCCGGTGAAGAGCACTATATTGAGCTGCCCTTGCCGGGTCTTTACACCCATTCCCCGGTGTGTATGCCGGTACACGTGACTCATGGGCGTGCTGATGGTGCTAAATTGTTCATCAGTGCGGCCATTCACGGTGACGAGATCAATGGTGTCGAAATCATCCGCAGAGTGATCACCAGTCCCGTGCTGAAACGAATGCGTGGTACGCTGATAGCGGTTCCGGTGGTCAATGTTTATGGTTTCATCAATAAATCCCGCTACCTGCCTGATCGGCGTGACCTGAACCGCTCATTTCCCGGCTCAGAAAATGGCTCAATGGCGAGTAAGCTGGCGCATGTATTTCTGCAACAGATTGCCCGTCGTTGCCAATACGGTATTGACCTGCACACGGCAGCCATCGGACGCGACAACCTGCCACAAATACGCGGCAAGGTTTTCGACGACCCGGAACTGCTGGAGTTGGCAGCCGCATTTGATTCCCCCGTCATCCTCAATGCCGAGCTGCGCGAAGGCTCCCTGCGCCATGCGCTGACGCAGACTTCTAGCACAAAGGTATTGCTGTATGAAGCGGGTGAGGCACTGCGCTTTGACGAAATCGCCATTCGTGCCGGGGTGCGTGGCATCCTGAACATTATGCGCCATCTTGGCATGTTGTCCGGTCAGCGCCACCCCCGCAAACAATACATTGAAACGGCTGTTGCCCATTCCAGCCGCTGGGTGCGTGCTCCACAAAGTGGCATTTTGCGTTCCATCATACCCATGGGCAGCAAAGTTGAAAAAGGCACCATTATGGGCTACGTGGCTGACCCGTTTGGAGAAACCGAAAAACCTGTGATTGCGCCCACGGCGGGCATGATCATCGGCAAAACCACCTTGCCCTTGGTGCATGAAGGTGAGGCCATCTTCCATATCGCCCGCTTTGATACGCTGGATAGCGCTTCCCGCTCACTGGAAGACTTCCACAATGAACTTGAGCCATCCGAAGGGGATGATCATGTTATCTTCTGAGGCTTAAGCGCTTTACCCCAGTTGCCACTGCGTTTTGAATGTCCGGTAAAACTCAGGATCTGTGGTGGTTGCGCCGCGTAAACCCACCACGGCACTGGCAAATTGTTGAGCACGCTGCAAGGTTTGCGTCATTGCCCAACCTTTGATTTGCCCCACCAACAGCACACTGCTGAAAGCATCGCCCGCGCCGACCGTATCCACCACATGGGTAGCGCGTTCCGGCTTGATCTGCAAACGTTCCCCAGCGACTGAAATCGCCAGCGCTCCGGCAGCGCCTTGCGTCACTACCAGCCATTCCAACGGCAAAGTGTCGAACAGGTGCTGGATGCGGCTGTCCGTATCACTGGCTTGCGGCACCATTTCCGCCAGTTCATCCGCATTGATTTTGAGGAAATGTGCCCCGTTCAGCAAGGTTGCGAGATTGGCGGCATCCCACCACGGCGCTCGCAAATTAATGTCGATAAAGCGTTGCTGTGGTGCTTGCATCAACACTTGCCAAGCATGGCGGGAAACGGGTTGGCGCACGGCAAGGCTGCCGTGATACAGCAAGGTGTTGGCGGGCAAGTCAGGCAATGCTGCTGGCTGGATAAAATCCCACGCACTGTCTGGCACGATCAAATAATGCGGTTCACCGTCGTGGATGCTGACATCCACCACCCCGGTTGGATGGTCTGGGTCGGTTTGCAGGCCGGACAAGTCCATGCCGCAGTCTTGCATGGCAGTACGAATTTGTGTACCCAACGGGTCATTGCCAACGCTGGAAATGAATAACGGTTCCAGCCCGAATGCTTGTAAGTTCCAAGCTACATTGAAGGGTGCGCCACCCAGCACTGCTGTGCCATCCGGGAAACGGTCAAACAGGACTTCGCCAAAAATGACCGGGCGTAAAGGGTGTGTGGTAGTCGTATTCGTTGTCATGGTTAACCAGTATCTCCTGCTAGTAAACGTGGAAGGACAGATTTCACCGTATCCATCGGTACGGCAAAACCAATGCCCTCGGAACCACCCGACAAACTATAAATGGCGACATTGACGCCGATAACGCGCCCGCTGCTGTCGATCAGGGGAGCGCCAGAACTGCCAGGGTTGATCGCTGCATCGGTCTGGATCAGATTGCTGATACCCCCCGTTTGCGGGTCGCCAAAGTTACGCCCCACCGCAGAAATAATGCCAGTAGTGAAGCTGCGCCCAAGGTCAAAAGCATTGCCAATACTGAAAACGGTTTGTCCTACTTTCAGGTTGGCGCTGCTGCCAGTTACGGCTGGGGGCGGTAGATTTTCCAGCGAACGCAGTTTAAGCACGGCAATGTCATATTCCTTGTTAAAGCCAATGACATCTGCCTCCAGCGTGCGCTTATCCGCAAGGCTCACGGTCAGGGTCTTGTAACCCGCGATCAAATGCTGGGTGGTGATGATATGGCCTTGCTTGTCCCATAAAAAGCCGGTTCCTGAGGCAACCGTGCCGAAATCATCTTCCGGCTGGTCATCGGCCTGGATGCACACCACCGCAGGATTGCTGCGCTCGAAGATGGCAACGGTGCTGCGCTCCTCCATCTGCAAGGTGCTGCACCCTGTTAAAGACAGGCAGAGCAAAGCTATCGCAAGTAAGTGATTCTTCATCGTTATGTCGGCCTGTTTTTTTGCAAGTTGGGGTTTGTTCTAGTATGCCCGCCAGTATAAGCAACTACAGCCTGTTTTCCAACGCTGTCAGCCGGGCTGTTATCGACGGATGATAATGGGCAATACCTTCCAGAATACCCGCTGCGTAATGGCCATTCATGCCCAGAAAGCCGCCCTGTGCCAGATACAGCGCCGCTGCCGTACCTGCTTTGTTGGCAAGCTGTACAGCCTCCGCTTTTAGCTCAGGGCTGGCGTTATTGACCAGAATGGCGGGAATCGGGCTGATTAGCACGGGCAAATCATTGCCGCTATCGCCTGAAAACACCGTGTTTTCCCGCGCAAATCCCTGCTTTTCCATGAGGAATTCAATCGCATGGCGCTTGCTGGCACGTGCGGGCAGGATGTCGAGCAAACCCATATTGGCGGGTTCGTCAATGCTCCAGATCAAGCTGGCGTGGATGCCGTTGGCGGACAGGCGCATTTGCACTTCGTCCAGCACGCGCTGATGCTTGATGGCAAGGTCAAGGTAATAGCTCAGCTTGTGGGTATTTTGCTTGGCGGCTTCTTGCAAGCGCAGAGCAGGGAAATCTTGCAACAATGCTGCCAGCGCTTCCCGGTTACGTCCCGCCCAATCGGGGGCGATGTGGCTTTCCCACGCTTCCCACTGCTGCCAGTCCAGCCCGTTGCAGGCGTAAATGCTGGAACCAACATCCCCCAAGACGAAATCGGGCAGGGGCAGGTCGTAAGTGTGGATGGCTTCCCGCACCAGCCCTTGATCTCGCCCACTCACATACGCGAGGGTAATGTCGGGCAGGGCGGCGAGTGCATGAAACATTTCCCGTGCTTTGGGGGATTCCGGCTCTGCCCCGTTGGGGATCAGGGTGCGGTCAAGGTCGGTGCAAACCAGCAACCGTGCGTTCGTGTCGTTGCTCAAGCCGTTACCTCGCAAGTCTGGAAAAAGTCATAGTGTTCAATCGCTTCCAGAATACCTTCAGCATACGGTTGGGTCGCGAAGAAAATATTAACACCTTCATGCACCAGTTCGGACAGCTCTTCGTGATGGCGGTTGGCAACTACCACGCTCAATGTATTGCCGCGCATCATATCGGCATCTGCCCCAGAACCGCCCGCTGCGAGAATGCGTTCCAGCGGAATGTCACGGCGGTCGGCAAACCAGCGCAAGGCTAGCCCTTTGGAGGCACGTACCGGGATAATGTCGAGGAATTGCCCAAACGATTGCAGCACATTCACCGCTTGGCCTTCCTGATGCAACAGGCTGTTGAGGTGCTGGATGTCGGGGGCAATCTGTGGGTCAATGTAATAGCTGACCTTGAAGCGGCTTTGCTCACTTTTGGGTTGCAGCTTTAACCCTGGTAGCCCTTCGAGCACGCGGCGGATAATACGCGGGTTCCAGAGGTGGTCGATATGCCGTTCCCACGCTGTATCCGGTAGCAGGTTGGGGGCGTAGTAAATTTCCGTGCCTAAGCTGGTGATGAGCACGTCGGGCTGGGGGATACCGTGTTTTTTCATGGCTTGCAGCGCGGAATCCAGCCGTCGCCCGGTAGCAATGCCAAACAGCACGCAACTGCGGTTGGCTTGTAAGGCTGTGAGGAAGGGTTGCAGTGCTTCCGGCTTGCCCAGCAGGTTTTGGTCGAGGTCGGAAAACAAGGCGCGGTCGTGGTGCAATTGTTGGCGGCGCTTGACGGGCACTGGGGTGATGGTTTCTGTGCGGTCGATGAGTGGGTGTACGACTTGCAGGTATTTTTCCACATGGGCTTGCCAAGAATAATAGTGCTGCACACCTTGCAGGCCGTTATTGGCGAGGGTTTCCCACGCTGCTGAGCCGCTGGTCAGGACTTGCAGTAACTGGGCGGCTATATCGGCGCGGTCTAGCGGGTTAATCAGGTAGCCGTTGTGGCAGTTGCCGATAATGTCGGTTGGACCGCCGTCATCGGTGGCGACGATGGGTAAACCGCTGGCGGCGGCTTCGATCAGGGTCAGGCCGAAGGGTTCAGTCAGGGCAGGGTTGACGAATACGCCTTTGCTGAGGGCTGCCAGCCGATACAGGGCGGATACGTCGCTGGATTGGTGGTGTTTGGGGTAGGCCACTTTGCCGTACAGGTCGTATTGGTCAACCGTGAGCAGGATGTCGTTGAGAACTTCCTGCGCCCCAGTGTCGAGGTCGCGGATGTCGTCACGGTTGCCTGCAATGATGATCAGGTTGGCTTGTTGCTGAAGCTCGGGTGATTCACCGTAAGCACACACCAGTTCCGCAATGTTCTTGCGCGGGTCGGGGCGGGAAAGCGCGAGGATCATGGGTTTGTGCGGGTTGGCAAGGAAGCGTGCCAGTTCTGCTGCCATGGGGTGGCTGGCTTCATCGCCTGTCGGTGGGTGAAATTGTTGCAGGTCAGTGCCGGGGGGAATGACGCGCATGTGTTCGGGCTGGTAATGGTTGTAGAGGCCGTATTGTTCCTGCACTTCTTGCTGAGTGCTGGTAATGACACGTTCAGCAACGCCCAAGGTGGTTTCTTCGGCTTCAATACGCTGGGTGATGTTGTAACGGGTTTCGAGGGCTGCTTTGCTGTGGCCTGCTGCCAGCAATTGGCGGCGTTTGCTGCGCCCGAGTGAATGCCCGGTATGCACCAGCGGAATGCCCAGCAGGTTGGAAAGGCGTACCCCGACATAACCGGCATCCGCGTAATGGCTGTGGAGGATGTCAGGCAGGCGCGGTTGTTGCTTGAGGTATTCCAGTGCGGAATCGGCAAAGCTGTCGAGGCAATCCCACAGTTCTTCTTTGGGGAGGTAGCCCTCGCCACCGCACTCAATCCGCACAATTTGTGCCTTGGTCGACAGGGCTTCACAGGCTTGGGCGTAGTCTTGATGGACGGCTGCATCGACGACTCGGCGGGTGAGCAGGTCTACTCGTCCTACCGAGGCTTGTTCGCCGAGGGCGCGAGCCAGTTCCACGACATATTTGGTTTGCCCGCCGGTATCGGCGTCGCGCCCCAGTTCCAGGTTTTGCCCGCGAATCAGCCCGTGGATGCTGATCAGGACAATATAGGGTTGATGTTGCTTTGTTGACATGTTTGGCACTCCCTTTCCCGTTTATTCAAAATCTTAGTATCACTTTAAGTTTCCGTTATTTACGGGCGTGTAGGGTCTCTATGACATTGGCCATTTCATTTTCTACCTCCTGATCCAGCTTGATCGTATCGGAAGTTACGCCCGCCATTGGGTCGTTGTAAATGGTTTCATTGAGTTTGCCTTCGCTTTTGGCGACGACGACGGAGACCATAGAGTCGCCGGAAACATTCACGGCGGTGCGGATCATGTCCAGCAAACGGTCAACCCCGAGGATCAGGCCGATGCCTTCCACCGGCAAGCCAACTTGCACGAATACCATGGATAGCATGATCAAACCTACGCCCGGCACGCCCGCTGTACCAATGGAGGCCAAGACTGCCATGGCAATGACCACCAGATAATCCGTCAGACCCAGATGCACGGCGTAGACGTTGGCAATGAAAACGGTGGCGACGCCTTGCATGATGGCGGTGCCGTCCATATTGATGGTGGCGCCAAATGGCACGGTGAATGAGGCGACAGAATTATTCACCCCTAGGCGTTCCGTCACGGTGCGTATCGTGACGGGGATGGTGGCGTTGGAGCTGGAGGTACTAAAGGCAAATACTTGTACATTGCGCATTTTACGGATGAAATGCATCGGGCTGAGGCCGGAAAGCAGTTTCAATAACACCATCAGCGTGCCAAACAGGTGGAACATCAAGGCGGCGATCAAGACCAGTACATAACCTGCCAGTACGCTCAGTAAATCAAAACCGAGTTCTGCCATGGCCTTGGCTATCAGTGCGAAGACGGCGTAGGGGGCGGCAGCCATGACAATCGAGACCATTTTCATCATGACTTCGTTGGCAAGCTCAGCGCCTTCAATCAGGCTTTTGGCTTTTCTGCCGACCATCAGGATGCTGACACCCAGCAGGATGGCAAAGAAAATGACTTGCAGCATTTCACCGTTGGCCATCGCGGCGAAGGGATTGGTGGGGATCATGTTGGTGAGTACGTCGATTAACGCTGGGGCTTCTTTAGCACTGAAGCTGGCCGTTGCGCTGGCTTGCATCCCTTGCCCGATACCGGTAGTCGTGGCAAACAGTATGGCTGTGGCGACTGCGATGGCAGTGGTCAGGATGTAAAGCAGAAAGGATTTCATGCCAACCCTTCCTAAGATCGAAAGATTGCCGATGCCACACACGCCGCAGATCAATGAAAATAATACCAAGGGTACTACCAACATTTTAAGGGCATTGATGAACAGTTTGCCGATACCCTGAAACAGGCCATTGACGATGTATTCATTAACAAAGCTGCCCGTGCTGTTCAGGCCGCTGATATTGAGTAATAAGCCAACGGTAATGCCTGCCAGCATGGCAATGATAACTTGAAGTGTTAGGTTGGGTTTGGTGATGTTCATCTAGGCTCCCGTTTCCTCAGGTTGTGGAATAACAGAGGTTAACACATAGGGCTAGGTTAGGGGGATGTGTAGGCCGGATTATGGTGCGTAATAAGGCCAAAAATGTTACTATCTGTTTGTTTTTAGCAACGAAAAATCCTTTATGATGAAAAACTTAAGCTATGTTTGGAGTGCCTGTCTGATTGGGCTGGCAGTATTCTTGTTTCCCGTGATCAGTTTAGCCAGTGAAGGGGGGGCAGAGGTCGCACACCTGACCGGAACAGGGTTGGGCTTGACTGCTTTGATCCTGTTTGTATTTGCCTACGCTCTGGTCATAGGCGAAGAACAAATCCACATGCGCAAATCCAAACCCGTCATTGTAGCGGCGGGGATAATTTGGGTATTGGTTGCCATTGCCTATATGGGGATTGGGCAGATCGACAAGGTGGAGGAAATCCTCGATCACAATTTGCTGGAATACGGCAAGCTGATGCTGTTCCTGTTGGCGGCGATGACGTTCATCAATACGCTGGATGAACGTAATATGTTTGCGGCGTTGCGTTCGTGGCTGGTGTCGCGGGGCTTTTCGCTGTACTGGATTTTCTGGATTACGGGTGTGTTGGCGTTCTTCATTTCCCCGATTGCCGATAATCTGACCACCGCTTTGCTGATGGCGGCAGTACTGGTGGCAGTCGCTGCTGACAGACCCAAATTCGTGGCGATGGGCTGCATTAATATTGTGGTGGCGGCCAATGCAGGGGGCGCATGGAGCCCGTTTGGTGATATTACGACCTTGATGGTGTGGCAAGCCGGTCTGATCAAATTTTCTGATTTTTTTGCGTTATTTATTCCTTCGGTGCTGAACTGGTTTGTTCCAGCCTTGATCATGTCGTTCTTTATTGAGAAGGGTAAGCCTGCTGCGATTAATGCCGTAGTGGTGGTCAAAAAAGGTGGCTTTGTGGTGTTAGGCTTGTTCGTTGCGACGATTGCCATGGCGGTTGTTTTTCACAACTCGCTGCACTTGCCGCCAGTACTGGGGATGATGACCGGTTTGGGCGTGCTGAAAGTCTACGGCTGGTATTTGAAAATGTTCGATAATGACCCAAGCAATGATAACACTGACAGCAGTGTTGGTCGGTTTGATATTTTCAACCAGTTGCAGCGTGCCGAGTGGGATACGCTGATGTTTTTTTACGGGGTGATCCTGTGTGTGGGGGGGTTGGGGGCATTCGGTTATCTGGCGATGGTTTCAGAAGTGCTCTATACCGGCATGGGCGCAACCTGGGCAAACGTGATGGTCGGCATTCTGTCCGCGATTGTGGATAACATTCCGGTGATGTTTGCAGTGATCACCATGCACCCGGAAATGTCGCAGGGGCAATGGTTGTTGGTGACATTGACGGCGGGTGTGGGTGGTTCCTTACTTTCCATTGGTTCGGCGGCAGGGGTTGCGCTGATGGGGCAGGCGCGTGGTATCTACACCTTTGGCTCACACCTCAAATGGACGTGGGCGGTGGCACTGGGCTATATCGTGAGTATCTGGGCGCATTTGTGGATTAATGCTTTATTGATGTGACAGAAGAAATCCTCCCCATAAAAAAAGGCTCCCGAGGGAGCCTTTTTTCAACCGAGTTGAAAGTCGGTTTAGTGAGCGACTGCACCACCCGCACCGCGCGGGATACGTACATCTTCAACCAAGTGTTGAATATGCTCTGGTGGTTCTGGTGTGAACTTGGCCACGATGAAGGCAACAGCGAAGTTAGCCATCGCACCCACAGTACCAAACGCTTCAGGAGAAATGCCCAAGAACCAGTTGTCTGGTTTGTTTGGTGCCATTTCAGTGCCCTTGATGAAGAACCAGCCTTTGAACCAGAAAATGTACAGCAGTGTTAAGCCGATACCAGCCAACATACCTGCGATAGCACCTTGAGTGTTCATGCGCTTAGAGAAGATACCCATCATCAACACAGGGAAGATGGAGGATGCCGCTAAACCAAACGCCAAGGCCACGACTTCTGCCGCAAAGCCTGGTGGGTTCATACCCATGTAGCCTGCCACAATGATCGCGATAGTAATGGCAACACGAGAAGCCATCAGTTCGTTTTTCTCAGAAATGTTAGGCATCATGATGCCTTTCAACAAGTCATGAGAAACGGAAGAGGCGATTGCCAACAACAGGCCTGCTGCTGTAGACAGTGCCGCTGCGATACCACCGGCCGCAACCAGCGCGATAACCCAGTTAGGCAGTTTAGCGATTTCAGGGTTAGCCAGTACCATAATGTCGTTGTCGACCTTGGTGACTTCGTTACCTTTCCAACCAAAATCAGCAAACTTTTTGGTCTTCTCGTCGCTCATGTATTTAGTCATGGCTGCATCAGCGGCGGTCTTGGCTTTATCAACTTCAGCTTGCGCTGCGGTTGTATTACCAGCCTTGTCCTGTGCTTCTTTCAACGCTTTTTCAGCAGCGCCCAAGTCAGCTTGTGCTTTGCTTAATCCACCGTCGTTGTAGTACTGGATTTTGCCATCGCCGTTTTTGTCTTGGAAGGCGATCAAGCCGGTTTTTTCCCAGTTTGCCATCCATTTTGGACGTGCGTCGAATGCCAAGTTACCGTCAGCCGAGCCAACTTCACCTGTTTGAACGGTTTGCATCAAGTTCAAGCGAGCCATTGCGCCAACCGCTGGAGCGGTGGTGTATAGCAGTGCGATGAAAACCAATGCCCAACCAGCAGAAGAACGTGCATCTTTTACAGTAGCAACTGTGAAGAAACGGATGATAACGTGTGGCAGACCCGCAGTACCAATCATCAGCGTCATGGTTAACATGAAGATGTTGATCGTGCTGTCGTTTTGCATACTGTACGCTTTGAAGCCCAGATCCGTGACCACCTGATCCAGTTTGTCGAGCATGTACATGCCACTGCCGTCAGCCATCGTAGAGCCTAAGCCCAATTGTGGGATAGGGTTGCCAGTCAAGTTGAAGGAAATGAAGATAGCTGGAACGGTGTAAGCCAAGATCAAGACAACGTATTGCGCGATCTGTGTGTAGGTGATCCCTTTCATACCGCCGAAGGCAGCATAGAAGAAGACGATGATCATACCAACAACCAGACCCATTTCCATGCTAACGCCGAGGAAACGCGAGAAGGTAACGCCGACGCCTTTCATCTGGCCGATTACATAAGTCAGGGAAATAACGATCAAACAAGCAACTGCTACGACACGCGCAGTTTTGGAGTAGTAGCGATCACCCACGAACTCAGGAACGGTAAATTTACCGAATTTACGCAGGTAAGGTGCTAACAGCATTGCCATCAGTACGTAACCACCTGTCCAACCCATCAGGTAAGCAGAAGCATCGTAACCTTTAAAGGCGATGATACCCGCCATGGAGATGAAGGATGCTGCTGACATCCAGTCAGCTGCTGTGGCCATACCGTTTTGGATAGGGCCGATGCCGCCACCCGCTACGTAGAAGTCACTGGTAGAGCCAGCACGCGCCCACCAAGCAATCCCAAAGTACAGGATGAAGCTGAGGCCGACTAGTGTATAAGTCCAAATTTGAAGTTCAGTCATGTGATGCTTTCCCCTTATTCGTGAACGTCAAATTCACGGTCAATCTTGCCCATGCGCCATGCATAGAACGTGATCAAGCCGATGAAGACATAGATGGAACCCTGCTGGGCGAACCAAAAGCCAAGTTTATAACCGCCGAGGTGAATAGTATTCAGTTGATCTAACAACAAAATACCAAAACCAAACGACACAATGAACCAAATAGAAAGGCAGATCGTGAGCAGGCGAACATTCGCTGCCCAATATGCCTTTGCAGATTTATCCAACATAATTAAGACTCCTCCGTTGTTGTACAAACGCGATGAGTTTAGCCTGAATGTAAATAGAATGTAAATTGCCAGCACGGTGAATTTTATGGATTGCCTAACATTTTGTAGATTCTTGTGCAGTGTTTAAGGGGTTTAGTAGGGGATTTTAGGCATATTGACTTTTATATTGTCGACAATCCCGGTTTTTAGAGCAACTGTGTAGCAGGTGAAATCCACGCATTATACCGGTATTGTATGTGTCGCTACAAAGTACTTTGGTGACAGGATGCCATCATGGCAAGAAGCTGCACTATAATGGTGCGCTATAGTCGTGTGATAAGGTGATATTGTAGTGCATGTTTCATAAGGCTTTGAAAAAAATGTATAAATTTAATTGGCATTAAAATTGCAATGTTCTATTCATGAATAAGGTAAACGTGAATAAAAGTGATCTGTTGGATACCCTGACTGGCTCTATTGTGGTGCTGGATGCGGGGTTGCACGTTATTTACCTGAACCAGGCGGCAGAAATGCTGTTTGGGCAAAGTCAGCAACGTGCGGCGGGAATTCCCGTGGCCTTGCTGCTGCGCAGCGCTGAAGTGCTGGAACATTTGGGTTTGGCCTTGAGTTTGAGTGACCCGCAATCCCTGCGTGAGTGCGTGATTGAAGTGGCACATGGTGAGCAAATAACCATTGACTGCGTGATCAGCCCACTTGCCCTGAATGACTGGCAAAATCACCTGCTGTTGGAAGTCCATCGTGTTGACCGTAAATTACGCATCGTGCGTGAAGAGCAAGTGATTCATCAGCAACAGGCGGTACATGAATTGGTGCGCGGCATTGCCCACGAAATCAAAAATCCCCTAGGGGGCCTGCGGGGTGCGGCACAATTGCTGGAAAGTGAGCTGGACAACCCGGAGCTGAAGGAATACACCCAGATTATCATTTCCGAAGCCGACCGCCTTAAACATCTGGTGGATGGGATGCTAGGGCCTAGCCGTTTGCCCCTCACGGAAAGCGTGAATATCCATGAAGTGTTGGAACATGTCAGGCATCTGGTCAGTGCGGAAGTGCCTGCTGATGTGCGGTTTTCGCGCGATTACGACCCCAGCCTGCCGGAGTTTCAGGGCGACCGTAACCAGATGGTGCAGGTGGTGTTGAATATCGTCAACAATGCCACCCGTGCTTTGGATGGGAAGGGCATGATCGAATTGCGTACCCGCGTCTTGCGGCAGTGCACGATCCATCAAACCCGTTACCGTCATGTCTTGAAAGTCGAAATCTGTGATAACGGGCCGGGTGTGCCGGAGCATTTGCTGAACAAGATTTTCCTGCCGATGGTTAGTGGTCATTCCGAAGGCAGCGGTCTGGGCTTGGCGATTGCCCAACGGCTGGTGCGCCGCCATCATGGCCTGATCCATTGTGAGTCCGTTGCTGGGCGCACCTGTTTTTCCATTCTGATCCCGCTGGAGGATGACCATGTCGCACACTGAAAATGTCTGGGTAGCCGATGATGACCGCTCGATCCGTTGGGTATTGGAGCGCACCCTGCAAAAGGCAGACATCGCCACCCGCAGTTTCGAGACGGCGGATCAGGTGATCGCTGCCTTGCGCAGTGAACAGCCGGATGCGTTGATGACCGACATCCGAATGCCGGGTACGGATGGCTTGGTGCTGCTGGAGCGGATGCAACGGGAATATCCCACCATTCCGGTGATTATCATGACAGCACATTCCGATCTGGAAAGTGCGGTGTCAGCCTATCAGGGCGGCGCTTTTGAATACCTGCCCAAGCCTTTCGATGTCAACGAAGCGCTGGAACTGGTACGCCGTGCCTGTAAGATGCGTCGTGAGCGTGAGGGCGAAAAGCCTGCCGATCCGGTAGTGGAGTTGCTGGGGGGGCGCGACATTATTGGTCATGCCCCAGCAATGCAGGAAGTGTTCCGCGCGATTGGTCGGCTTTCCAAATCCAGCATTACTGCGCTGATTACTGGCGAGTCCGGCACGGGTAAGGAATTGGTCGCCAAGGCGCTGCATACCCACAGCCCCCGTTCCACCAAGCCTTTTATTGCGCTGAATACCGCTGCCATCCCGCGTGAATTACTGGAGTCTGAATTGTTTGGGCACGAAAAAGGTGCATTCACGGGGGCGTAT from Thiothrix litoralis encodes the following:
- the nhaD gene encoding sodium:proton antiporter NhaD, which encodes MKNLSYVWSACLIGLAVFLFPVISLASEGGAEVAHLTGTGLGLTALILFVFAYALVIGEEQIHMRKSKPVIVAAGIIWVLVAIAYMGIGQIDKVEEILDHNLLEYGKLMLFLLAAMTFINTLDERNMFAALRSWLVSRGFSLYWIFWITGVLAFFISPIADNLTTALLMAAVLVAVAADRPKFVAMGCINIVVAANAGGAWSPFGDITTLMVWQAGLIKFSDFFALFIPSVLNWFVPALIMSFFIEKGKPAAINAVVVVKKGGFVVLGLFVATIAMAVVFHNSLHLPPVLGMMTGLGVLKVYGWYLKMFDNDPSNDNTDSSVGRFDIFNQLQRAEWDTLMFFYGVILCVGGLGAFGYLAMVSEVLYTGMGATWANVMVGILSAIVDNIPVMFAVITMHPEMSQGQWLLVTLTAGVGGSLLSIGSAAGVALMGQARGIYTFGSHLKWTWAVALGYIVSIWAHLWINALLM
- a CDS encoding DUF4212 domain-containing protein encodes the protein MLDKSAKAYWAANVRLLTICLSIWFIVSFGFGILLLDQLNTIHLGGYKLGFWFAQQGSIYVFIGLITFYAWRMGKIDREFDVHE
- a CDS encoding sodium:solute symporter family protein, with amino-acid sequence MTELQIWTYTLVGLSFILYFGIAWWARAGSTSDFYVAGGGIGPIQNGMATAADWMSAASFISMAGIIAFKGYDASAYLMGWTGGYVLMAMLLAPYLRKFGKFTVPEFVGDRYYSKTARVVAVACLIVISLTYVIGQMKGVGVTFSRFLGVSMEMGLVVGMIIVFFYAAFGGMKGITYTQIAQYVVLILAYTVPAIFISFNLTGNPIPQLGLGSTMADGSGMYMLDKLDQVVTDLGFKAYSMQNDSTINIFMLTMTLMIGTAGLPHVIIRFFTVATVKDARSSAGWALVFIALLYTTAPAVGAMARLNLMQTVQTGEVGSADGNLAFDARPKWMANWEKTGLIAFQDKNGDGKIQYYNDGGLSKAQADLGAAEKALKEAQDKAGNTTAAQAEVDKAKTAADAAMTKYMSDEKTKKFADFGWKGNEVTKVDNDIMVLANPEIAKLPNWVIALVAAGGIAAALSTAAGLLLAIASSVSHDLLKGIMMPNISEKNELMASRVAITIAIIVAGYMGMNPPGFAAEVVALAFGLAASSIFPVLMMGIFSKRMNTQGAIAGMLAGIGLTLLYIFWFKGWFFIKGTEMAPNKPDNWFLGISPEAFGTVGAMANFAVAFIVAKFTPEPPEHIQHLVEDVRIPRGAGGAVAH
- a CDS encoding dicarboxylate/amino acid:cation symporter, translating into MNITKPNLTLQVIIAMLAGITVGLLLNISGLNSTGSFVNEYIVNGLFQGIGKLFINALKMLVVPLVLFSLICGVCGIGNLSILGRVGMKSFLLYILTTAIAVATAILFATTTGIGQGMQASATASFSAKEAPALIDVLTNMIPTNPFAAMANGEMLQVIFFAILLGVSILMVGRKAKSLIEGAELANEVMMKMVSIVMAAAPYAVFALIAKAMAELGFDLLSVLAGYVLVLIAALMFHLFGTLMVLLKLLSGLSPMHFIRKMRNVQVFAFSTSSSNATIPVTIRTVTERLGVNNSVASFTVPFGATINMDGTAIMQGVATVFIANVYAVHLGLTDYLVVIAMAVLASIGTAGVPGVGLIMLSMVFVQVGLPVEGIGLILGVDRLLDMIRTAVNVSGDSMVSVVVAKSEGKLNETIYNDPMAGVTSDTIKLDQEVENEMANVIETLHARK
- the glnL gene encoding nitrogen regulation protein NR(II), producing MNKSDLLDTLTGSIVVLDAGLHVIYLNQAAEMLFGQSQQRAAGIPVALLLRSAEVLEHLGLALSLSDPQSLRECVIEVAHGEQITIDCVISPLALNDWQNHLLLEVHRVDRKLRIVREEQVIHQQQAVHELVRGIAHEIKNPLGGLRGAAQLLESELDNPELKEYTQIIISEADRLKHLVDGMLGPSRLPLTESVNIHEVLEHVRHLVSAEVPADVRFSRDYDPSLPEFQGDRNQMVQVVLNIVNNATRALDGKGMIELRTRVLRQCTIHQTRYRHVLKVEICDNGPGVPEHLLNKIFLPMVSGHSEGSGLGLAIAQRLVRRHHGLIHCESVAGRTCFSILIPLEDDHVAH